The proteins below come from a single Brevundimonas sp. LM2 genomic window:
- a CDS encoding FKBP-type peptidyl-prolyl cis-trans isomerase, with amino-acid sequence MKLIAPALAALALAACATAPAPTPAPAAYSTQAEYDAGQAAYLAWNGQRRGWTTTASGLQYRREGRARPNGTQPSATDTVKVHYQGTFIDGRTFDSSYDRGEPAEFPLNRVIKGWTEGVALMRVGETWHFAIPASLGYGERWVGGDELPPNSTLLFKVELLEVAPAR; translated from the coding sequence ATGAAGCTGATCGCCCCTGCCCTCGCCGCCCTGGCCCTCGCCGCCTGCGCCACGGCCCCCGCGCCGACACCCGCTCCGGCGGCCTACTCCACCCAGGCCGAGTATGACGCCGGACAGGCCGCCTATCTGGCCTGGAACGGTCAGCGCCGCGGCTGGACCACCACCGCCTCCGGCCTGCAGTACCGCCGCGAGGGCCGCGCCCGTCCCAACGGGACCCAGCCGTCGGCCACCGACACGGTCAAGGTCCACTACCAAGGCACCTTCATCGACGGCCGCACGTTCGACAGCTCCTACGATCGGGGCGAACCCGCCGAGTTCCCGCTGAACCGGGTGATCAAGGGCTGGACCGAGGGCGTCGCCCTGATGCGCGTCGGCGAGACCTGGCATTTCGCCATCCCGGCCAGCCTGGGCTACGGCGAACGCTGGGTCGGCGGCGACGAACTGCCGCCCAACTCGACCCTGCTGTTCAAGGTCGAGTTGCTGGAGGTC
- a CDS encoding RNA polymerase sigma factor: MNLLEQTFRQAGGRVVSALAAAFRDLDLAEEAFAEACARAVERWGEDPPADPAAWLYTVARRWALDRYRRRATAAAWRPDDAPPEPTPEDHAMACDTPLPDERLRLIFVCCHPAVAPEVRAALTLRTVCGLSTSEIAAAFLIAEPTLAQRLVRAKRKIAEAGVPYDVPAPDRWPERMDAVLSTLEIAYAQAHADAAGAGPHADFAGEMLNLTGLLARLAPHDAEAQALAATVRHAEARRPARLGPDGAMVPLTEQDPADWDASLIAEADRFLSRSVTASHAARRAPGPRALQAAIHGAHTERIRTGRIDWRSIVDLYDRLVQVRDDPVIRTNRAVALAEVEGPAAALEALLGLQIDGWLPLHAARAEMFARLGRDTDARQAYDAALALGPSPAEALFLTARRDRLGPGFAGRGDAAKPVA; the protein is encoded by the coding sequence TTGAACCTGCTGGAACAGACGTTCCGGCAGGCCGGCGGCCGGGTGGTCTCCGCCCTGGCCGCCGCCTTCCGCGACCTCGACCTGGCCGAGGAGGCCTTCGCCGAGGCCTGCGCCCGGGCGGTCGAACGCTGGGGCGAGGACCCACCCGCCGACCCGGCCGCATGGCTTTATACCGTGGCGCGTCGCTGGGCGCTGGATCGGTATCGCCGCCGCGCCACCGCCGCCGCCTGGCGTCCGGACGATGCGCCGCCCGAGCCCACGCCCGAGGATCATGCGATGGCGTGCGACACGCCCCTACCCGACGAGCGGCTGCGGCTGATCTTCGTCTGCTGCCACCCCGCCGTCGCTCCCGAGGTGCGCGCGGCCCTGACGCTGCGCACCGTCTGCGGCCTGTCCACCTCGGAGATCGCCGCCGCCTTCCTGATCGCCGAGCCGACCCTGGCCCAGCGGCTGGTCCGGGCCAAACGCAAGATCGCCGAGGCGGGCGTGCCCTATGACGTGCCGGCGCCCGACCGCTGGCCCGAGCGGATGGACGCCGTCCTGTCCACCCTCGAGATCGCCTATGCCCAGGCCCATGCCGATGCGGCGGGGGCCGGGCCCCACGCCGATTTCGCCGGCGAGATGCTGAACCTGACCGGTCTGCTCGCCCGTCTCGCGCCGCACGATGCGGAGGCCCAGGCCCTGGCCGCCACGGTCCGCCATGCCGAGGCCCGCCGCCCGGCCCGACTGGGTCCCGACGGGGCCATGGTGCCCCTGACCGAGCAGGACCCGGCCGACTGGGACGCCAGTCTGATCGCCGAGGCCGACCGGTTCCTGTCCCGTTCCGTCACCGCGTCCCATGCGGCGCGCCGAGCCCCCGGCCCCCGCGCCCTGCAGGCGGCGATCCATGGGGCCCATACCGAGCGGATCAGAACCGGCCGAATCGACTGGCGCTCCATAGTCGACCTCTATGACCGCCTGGTGCAGGTGCGTGACGACCCCGTGATCCGCACCAACCGCGCGGTGGCCCTGGCCGAGGTCGAAGGCCCCGCCGCCGCGCTCGAGGCCCTGCTCGGTCTCCAGATCGACGGCTGGCTGCCGCTCCATGCCGCCCGCGCCGAGATGTTCGCCCGGCTGGGCCGAGACACGGACGCCCGGCAGGCCTACGACGCCGCCCTGGCGTTGGGGCCGTCGCCCGCCGAGGCCCTGTTCCTGACGGCGCGTCGCGACCGGTTGGGGCCGGGCTTCGCAGGGCGCGGAGACGCTGCTAAGCCTGTCGCATGA
- a CDS encoding YciI family protein, which produces MQYALLIHEPEAESYPDGEASPAWKAILEAHTQYGMQMGEAGVFVGGAGLKSATTATTVRVTASGRTVHDGPFAETREQLGGLYMIDVPDLDAAIDWARRLPIAGNGAVEIRPMLPPPPIPD; this is translated from the coding sequence ATGCAATACGCCCTTCTGATCCACGAACCCGAGGCCGAGTCCTATCCGGACGGCGAGGCCAGCCCGGCCTGGAAGGCCATCCTTGAGGCCCACACCCAGTACGGCATGCAGATGGGGGAGGCTGGCGTCTTCGTCGGCGGGGCGGGGCTGAAGTCGGCGACGACCGCCACCACCGTCCGGGTGACGGCGTCCGGCCGCACCGTCCACGACGGACCCTTCGCCGAGACGCGCGAGCAACTGGGCGGGCTCTATATGATCGACGTGCCCGATCTGGACGCCGCCATCGACTGGGCCAGACGGCTGCCGATCGCGGGCAACGGCGCGGTCGAGATCCGCCCGATGCTGCCGCCCCCTCCCATTCCGGACTGA
- a CDS encoding GIN domain-containing protein: MTKTATAALALAAALAATLSAAVPASAAEGPEVHIRRAAARVVVIVEDRTDVAVEIEPGSGGLPLPTVTRVGNQTRIDGQLGRDPIRNCRSGPPTARQPGEGASVDIRGKDRLDLSAAPLIVVRTPRVVDVSTRDSAIYGAIGRGATSIELGAGGCGDWTVANTPGHADLSIGGSGNIRVGTTGSLEVGIGGSGRVTAGATGDLDASIGGSGTVIVATATGAVEAAIGGSGDVRVNGGRPRSVEASIGGSGDIVIQGDAGPLEAAIAGSGNVTVTGTVASLDASLVGGGDVTVGRVTGSVSQSVMGGGRVRIGT, translated from the coding sequence ATGACCAAGACCGCCACCGCCGCCCTCGCCCTGGCCGCCGCGCTCGCCGCGACCCTGTCGGCCGCCGTCCCCGCCTCGGCCGCCGAGGGGCCCGAGGTGCACATCCGCCGGGCCGCGGCGCGGGTCGTGGTGATCGTCGAGGACCGCACCGATGTCGCGGTCGAGATCGAGCCGGGTAGCGGCGGCCTGCCCCTGCCGACGGTCACGCGCGTCGGCAATCAGACCCGGATCGACGGTCAACTGGGGCGCGATCCCATTCGCAACTGCCGCAGTGGTCCGCCGACCGCCCGCCAGCCGGGGGAGGGCGCTTCGGTCGACATCCGCGGCAAGGATCGGCTGGACCTGTCCGCGGCGCCCTTGATCGTCGTGCGGACGCCGCGCGTCGTGGACGTCTCGACCCGCGACTCGGCCATCTACGGGGCCATCGGCCGGGGCGCGACCTCCATCGAACTGGGCGCCGGGGGCTGTGGCGACTGGACGGTGGCCAACACCCCGGGCCACGCCGACCTCTCCATCGGCGGCTCCGGCAATATCCGCGTCGGGACGACCGGCAGCCTGGAGGTCGGGATCGGCGGATCGGGCCGTGTCACGGCCGGGGCGACCGGCGATCTGGACGCCTCCATCGGCGGATCGGGCACCGTCATCGTGGCCACGGCCACAGGTGCGGTCGAGGCGGCCATCGGAGGATCCGGCGACGTGCGCGTCAACGGCGGCCGGCCCCGCTCGGTCGAGGCCTCGATCGGCGGCTCGGGCGACATCGTCATCCAGGGCGACGCCGGACCGCTGGAAGCCGCCATCGCCGGCTCGGGCAATGTGACGGTGACCGGGACGGTCGCCAGCCTGGACGCCAGCCTGGTCGGCGGCGGCGACGTCACCGTCGGCCGGGTCACCGGCTCGGTCTCCCAGTCCGTCATGGGCGGCGGACGGGTTCGCATCGGCACCTGA
- the rpsJ gene encoding 30S ribosomal protein S10, whose amino-acid sequence MDQSIRIRLKAFDHRVLDFSTREIVNTAKRTGATVRGPIPLPTLIEKFTVNRSPHVDKKSREQFEIRTHKRVLDIVDPTPQTVDALMKLDLSAGVDVEIKI is encoded by the coding sequence ATGGATCAAAGCATCCGCATCAGGCTCAAGGCCTTCGATCACCGCGTCCTCGACTTTTCGACGCGCGAAATCGTGAATACGGCTAAGCGCACGGGCGCCACTGTACGTGGTCCGATCCCGCTGCCGACCCTGATCGAAAAGTTCACCGTGAACCGTTCGCCGCACGTCGATAAGAAGTCGCGCGAGCAGTTTGAAATCCGCACGCACAAGCGTGTCCTCGACATCGTCGACCCCACCCCGCAGACCGTGGACGCGCTCATGAAGCTCGACCTGTCCGCCGGCGTGGACGTCGAGATCAAGATTTAA
- the rplC gene encoding 50S ribosomal protein L3 → MRTGVIAKKLGMTRVFAEDGAHVPVTVLQLDDCQVVGQRTQERDGYVALQLGAGTKKAKNTNKAQRTTFANAEVEPKHVVMEFHVSDDALIDVGATLSADHFVVGQKVDIQGETIGKGFQGGMKRWNFGGLRASHGVSVSHRSLGSTGQRQDPGKTFKGKKMAGQLGNETITTQNLTIVRVDAERGLILVKGAVPGHEGSWVKVRDAHKKPHADLPFPGSFKTKGGSAAAPAETPAEEPAAVETVEGGEA, encoded by the coding sequence ATGCGCACGGGCGTGATCGCCAAGAAGCTGGGCATGACCCGCGTGTTCGCCGAAGACGGCGCGCACGTTCCGGTCACTGTGCTCCAGCTCGACGACTGTCAGGTCGTCGGTCAACGCACTCAGGAGCGGGACGGCTACGTCGCCCTGCAGCTGGGTGCCGGGACCAAAAAGGCAAAGAACACCAACAAGGCACAACGCACGACGTTTGCGAATGCAGAAGTCGAGCCCAAGCACGTCGTCATGGAATTCCATGTCTCGGACGACGCGCTGATCGACGTCGGCGCGACCTTGTCGGCTGACCATTTCGTCGTCGGCCAGAAGGTCGACATCCAGGGCGAGACGATCGGCAAGGGCTTCCAGGGCGGTATGAAGCGCTGGAACTTCGGCGGTCTGCGGGCGTCGCACGGTGTGTCCGTGTCGCACCGGTCGCTGGGCTCCACCGGCCAACGCCAGGACCCGGGCAAGACCTTCAAGGGCAAGAAGATGGCGGGTCAGCTCGGTAACGAGACGATCACCACCCAGAACCTGACGATCGTCCGTGTCGACGCCGAGCGCGGCCTGATCCTGGTCAAGGGCGCTGTCCCCGGCCACGAAGGCTCGTGGGTCAAGGTCCGCGACGCGCACAAGAAGCCGCACGCCGACCTGCCGTTCCCCGGCTCGTTCAAGACCAAGGGTGGCAGCGCAGCCGCTCCGGCCGAAACGCCCGCTGAAGAGCCGGCCGCGGTCGAAACCGTCGAAGGCGGTGAAGCATGA
- the rplD gene encoding 50S ribosomal protein L4 yields MKLSSINLDGQSAGDVELSDVIFGITDIRGDLLARYVNWQLAKRRAGTHKVQTRNENSRTGKKMYKQKGTGGARHGSRRAPQFVGGSRAFGPIVRDHGFDLPKKVRALALRHALSSKAKTGDLVVVDALTVKEAKTSALRETFGKLGWTRTLIIAGPEVDATFALASRNIPQIHVLPNAGLNVYDILRADKLVLTKSAVEAIEATYADYKPSRREQAEKEAA; encoded by the coding sequence ATGAAACTCTCGAGCATCAACCTTGACGGCCAGTCGGCCGGCGACGTCGAGCTGTCGGATGTCATCTTCGGCATCACCGACATCCGCGGCGACCTGCTGGCCCGCTACGTCAACTGGCAACTGGCCAAGCGCCGCGCCGGTACCCACAAGGTCCAGACCCGGAACGAGAACTCTCGCACCGGCAAGAAGATGTACAAGCAGAAGGGCACCGGCGGCGCTCGTCACGGTTCGCGTCGTGCCCCGCAGTTCGTCGGCGGTTCGCGCGCCTTCGGCCCGATCGTTCGCGATCACGGCTTCGACCTTCCCAAGAAGGTCCGCGCCCTGGCCCTGCGTCACGCCCTGTCGTCTAAGGCCAAGACCGGCGATCTGGTCGTCGTCGACGCCCTGACCGTCAAGGAAGCCAAGACCTCGGCCCTGCGCGAGACCTTCGGCAAGCTGGGCTGGACCCGGACGCTGATCATCGCCGGACCGGAAGTGGATGCAACCTTCGCCCTGGCGTCGCGCAACATCCCGCAGATCCACGTCCTGCCGAACGCCGGCCTGAACGTTTATGACATCCTGCGCGCTGACAAGCTGGTGCTGACGAAGTCCGCCGTGGAGGCCATCGAGGCCACCTACGCCGACTACAAGCCCTCGCGTCGCGAGCAAGCCGAGAAGGAAGCCGCGTAA
- a CDS encoding 50S ribosomal protein L23, protein MAAAPTAKHYDTILSPIITEKATILSEQNKVVFRVAGTSTKDEIAAAVESLFKVNVLKVNTLVQKGKTKRFRGIMGRRVDIKKAIVTLAEGQSIDVTTGL, encoded by the coding sequence ATGGCCGCCGCTCCAACCGCCAAACACTACGACACCATCCTGTCGCCGATCATCACCGAGAAGGCGACGATCCTGTCGGAGCAGAACAAGGTCGTGTTCCGCGTCGCCGGGACCTCGACCAAGGACGAGATCGCCGCTGCGGTCGAAAGCCTGTTCAAGGTCAACGTCCTGAAGGTCAACACCCTGGTCCAAAAGGGCAAAACCAAGCGCTTCCGCGGCATCATGGGCCGTCGGGTCGACATCAAAAAAGCGATCGTGACGCTGGCCGAAGGCCAGTCGATCGACGTCACGACGGGGCTCTAA
- the rplB gene encoding 50S ribosomal protein L2 — protein MALKTYNPTSPGRRALVLIDRSELFKGRPEKSLTEGLTKSGGRGQGGRIAVRFRGGGAKRLYRKIDFKRRKFQTATVERLEYDPNRTAFIALITYEDGEKAYIVAPQRLKAGDTIVAGEKTDVKPGNAMPLRSIPVGTIIHCVEMKPGKGAQLARSAGAYAQLVGRDQGYAQIRLGSGELRMVLDGCMATVGAVSNADHMNQNLGKAGRVRHMGFRPHVRGVAMNPVDHPHGGGEGKTSGGRTPVTPWGKDTKGTRTRKNKATDRFIIRSRHLKKAR, from the coding sequence ATGGCCTTGAAAACATACAATCCGACATCGCCGGGCCGTCGCGCCCTGGTGCTGATCGACCGCTCGGAGCTCTTCAAGGGCCGTCCCGAGAAGTCGCTGACCGAAGGCCTGACCAAGTCGGGCGGACGTGGTCAGGGCGGTCGTATCGCCGTTCGCTTCCGCGGCGGCGGCGCCAAGCGCCTGTATCGCAAGATCGACTTCAAGCGTCGCAAGTTCCAGACGGCGACCGTCGAGCGGCTGGAGTACGACCCCAATCGCACCGCCTTCATCGCCCTCATCACCTATGAGGACGGCGAAAAGGCCTACATCGTCGCGCCGCAACGCCTGAAGGCGGGCGACACGATCGTGGCCGGCGAGAAGACCGACGTGAAGCCGGGCAACGCCATGCCGCTGCGCTCGATCCCGGTGGGGACGATCATCCACTGCGTCGAGATGAAGCCGGGCAAGGGCGCCCAGCTGGCCCGCTCGGCCGGGGCCTACGCCCAGCTGGTCGGTCGCGATCAGGGTTATGCCCAGATCCGCCTCGGGTCCGGCGAACTGCGGATGGTGCTGGATGGCTGCATGGCCACCGTCGGCGCCGTCTCCAACGCCGACCACATGAACCAGAACCTCGGCAAGGCCGGTCGCGTTCGTCACATGGGCTTCCGTCCGCACGTTCGCGGCGTCGCCATGAACCCGGTCGACCACCCGCACGGTGGTGGTGAAGGCAAGACCTCCGGCGGCCGGACCCCGGTCACGCCGTGGGGCAAGGACACCAAGGGTACGCGCACCCGCAAGAACAAGGCGACGGATCGCTTCATCATCCGTAGCCGCCACCTCAAGAAGGCTCGCTAA
- the rpsS gene encoding 30S ribosomal protein S19, producing MARSSWKGPFVDGYLLKKADAVSTSGRKDVIKTWSRRSTILPQFVGLTFGVHNGHKHVPVHVNEDMVGMKLGEFSPTRSFPGHAADKKAKRK from the coding sequence ATGGCTCGCTCCTCCTGGAAAGGCCCGTTCGTCGACGGGTATCTGCTCAAGAAGGCCGACGCCGTCTCGACGTCCGGCCGCAAGGACGTGATCAAGACCTGGTCGCGCCGCTCCACCATCCTGCCGCAGTTCGTGGGCCTTACTTTTGGCGTCCACAACGGTCACAAGCACGTTCCCGTGCACGTGAACGAGGACATGGTCGGCATGAAACTGGGCGAGTTCTCGCCCACCCGTTCGTTCCCCGGCCACGCCGCGGACAAGAAGGCGAAGCGGAAGTAA
- the rplV gene encoding 50S ribosomal protein L22, with amino-acid sequence MPKTNNTRRVGETEARAKLVNVRISPQKLNLVAQSIRGLPVQKALNELEFSRKRISDDVRKVLYSAVSNAENNHNLDIDSLIVAEAFVGKNLVMKRFASRARGRSSRILKPFSEITIVVREAGEAA; translated from the coding sequence ATGCCAAAGACCAACAACACCCGCCGCGTCGGCGAAACGGAAGCCCGCGCCAAGCTGGTCAACGTTCGCATCAGCCCGCAGAAGCTGAACCTGGTCGCCCAGTCCATCCGTGGCCTGCCGGTCCAGAAGGCTCTGAACGAGCTGGAATTCAGCCGCAAGCGCATCTCGGACGACGTCCGCAAGGTTCTGTACTCGGCCGTTTCGAACGCCGAGAACAACCACAACCTGGACATCGATTCCCTGATCGTGGCCGAGGCTTTCGTCGGCAAGAACCTGGTGATGAAGCGTTTCGCGAGCCGTGCTCGTGGCCGTTCGTCCCGCATCCTGAAACCGTTCAGCGAGATCACCATCGTGGTCCGTGAAGCCGGCGAGGCCGCCTGA
- the rpsC gene encoding 30S ribosomal protein S3: MGQKINPIGFRLGVNRTWDSRWFADGPAYARLLHQDIKLRTWLKERLNAAGVSRIIIERPHKKCRVTIYAARPGVVIGKKGADIEKLRKDISAQTEGEVHLNIVEVRKPETDAQLIAENIAQQLERRIAFRRAMKRAMQSAMRLGAKGVRINVSGRLGGAEIARMEWYREGRVPLHTLRADIDYGFIEAKTTYGIIGVKTWVFKGEVLEHDPMAQDKRWALEAAGPSSNEGRGGDRGGRNDRGQRRGREG, encoded by the coding sequence ATGGGTCAGAAAATCAATCCGATCGGTTTCCGCCTCGGCGTGAACCGGACCTGGGACAGCCGCTGGTTCGCCGACGGCCCCGCCTATGCGCGCCTGCTCCACCAGGACATCAAGCTGCGCACCTGGCTGAAGGAGCGCCTGAACGCCGCCGGCGTCTCGCGCATCATCATCGAGCGTCCGCACAAGAAGTGCCGCGTGACGATCTACGCCGCCCGTCCGGGTGTCGTGATCGGCAAGAAGGGCGCTGACATCGAGAAGCTGCGCAAGGACATCTCGGCCCAGACGGAAGGCGAGGTTCACCTGAACATCGTCGAGGTCCGCAAGCCGGAAACCGACGCCCAGCTGATCGCCGAGAACATCGCCCAGCAGCTGGAGCGCCGGATCGCCTTCCGTCGCGCCATGAAGCGGGCCATGCAGTCGGCCATGCGCCTGGGCGCCAAGGGCGTCCGGATCAACGTTTCGGGTCGTCTCGGCGGTGCCGAGATCGCGCGGATGGAATGGTACCGCGAAGGCCGCGTGCCGCTGCACACCCTGCGCGCCGACATCGACTATGGCTTCATCGAAGCCAAGACGACCTACGGCATCATCGGTGTGAAGACCTGGGTCTTCAAGGGCGAGGTGCTGGAGCACGATCCGATGGCGCAGGACAAGCGCTGGGCTCTGGAAGCCGCCGGTCCGTCGTCGAACGAAGGCCGTGGTGGTGATCGCGGCGGTCGTAACGACCGCGGTCAGCGTCGCGGGCGTGAGGGCTAA
- the rplP gene encoding 50S ribosomal protein L16 → MLQPKKTKYRKAFKGRIHGAAKGGFSLNFGSYGLKTLEPERITARQIEAARRAITRQMKRQGRVWIRVFPDVPVSGKPAEVRMGKGKGAVDHWAARCHPGRILFEIDGVADDVAREALRLGAAKLPVRTKVVTRLDAGVSHVEHVA, encoded by the coding sequence ATGCTGCAACCGAAGAAAACCAAGTACCGCAAGGCCTTCAAGGGCCGGATCCATGGCGCTGCCAAGGGCGGCTTCTCGCTGAACTTCGGGTCCTATGGCCTGAAGACGCTGGAGCCGGAACGCATCACCGCGCGTCAGATCGAGGCGGCCCGCCGCGCGATCACCCGCCAGATGAAGCGTCAGGGCCGTGTCTGGATCCGTGTCTTCCCGGACGTTCCCGTCTCGGGCAAGCCCGCCGAAGTCCGGATGGGTAAAGGCAAGGGCGCCGTGGATCACTGGGCGGCGCGTTGCCACCCGGGCCGGATCCTGTTCGAAATCGACGGCGTTGCCGACGACGTGGCGCGCGAGGCCCTGCGTCTGGGCGCCGCCAAGCTGCCGGTCCGCACCAAGGTGGTCACCCGCCTGGACGCCGGCGTCTCGCACGTGGAGCACGTTGCCTGA
- the rpmC gene encoding 50S ribosomal protein L29 — protein MTKIADLRSQTNDQLGDQLLSLKKEQFNLRFQAATGQMEKTHRVGEVRKDIARISTLLREKRSAS, from the coding sequence ATGACCAAGATCGCCGATCTCCGCTCCCAGACGAACGACCAGCTGGGCGACCAGCTGCTGTCGCTCAAGAAGGAGCAGTTCAACCTGCGCTTCCAGGCCGCCACCGGTCAGATGGAAAAGACTCACCGCGTCGGTGAAGTCCGCAAAGACATCGCTCGCATCTCCACGCTTCTGCGTGAGAAGCGTTCGGCTTCGTAA
- the rpsQ gene encoding 30S ribosomal protein S17 — protein MPKRILEGVVVSDKGDKTVVVVVQRTLLHPVMKKIVRLSKKYHAHDEANAFKEGDVARIRECAPKSKLKRWEVLSKDAPASAQ, from the coding sequence ATGCCCAAACGTATTCTCGAAGGCGTGGTCGTGTCCGACAAGGGCGACAAGACCGTCGTCGTCGTCGTCCAACGCACGCTGCTGCACCCGGTCATGAAAAAGATCGTGCGCCTGTCCAAGAAGTACCATGCCCACGATGAAGCGAACGCCTTCAAGGAAGGCGACGTCGCCCGCATTCGTGAGTGCGCCCCGAAATCCAAGCTGAAGCGCTGGGAGGTCCTGTCCAAGGATGCTCCGGCCTCGGCACAGTAA
- the rplN gene encoding 50S ribosomal protein L14, whose amino-acid sequence MIQMQTNLEVADNSGARRVMCIKVLGGAKRRYASVGDTIVASVKEAIPRGRVKKGEVVRAIVVRTAKDIQRKDGSVIRFDKSAAVIVNKQNEPVGTRIFGPVPRELRAKNHMKIISLAPEVL is encoded by the coding sequence ATGATCCAGATGCAAACTAACCTGGAGGTGGCCGATAATTCGGGTGCTCGCCGGGTCATGTGCATCAAGGTGTTGGGTGGCGCGAAGCGCCGCTACGCCTCGGTGGGTGACACGATCGTCGCCTCGGTCAAGGAAGCCATTCCGCGCGGCCGCGTGAAAAAGGGTGAAGTGGTTCGCGCCATCGTCGTGCGCACCGCCAAGGACATCCAGCGCAAGGACGGCTCGGTCATTCGTTTCGACAAGTCGGCCGCCGTCATCGTCAACAAGCAGAACGAGCCCGTCGGCACGCGGATCTTCGGCCCGGTTCCTCGCGAACTGCGCGCCAAGAACCACATGAAGATCATCTCGCTGGCTCCGGAGGTTCTGTAG
- the rplX gene encoding 50S ribosomal protein L24, with product MAAKIKKGDRVVVLTGKDKGRTGEVAKVMPTENRVMVTGINMVQRHTRPSQGDPQGGIKNKEASLHLSNVAIADANGKASRVGFRMEGDKKVRFAKTTGDVI from the coding sequence ATGGCCGCCAAGATCAAGAAGGGCGACCGCGTCGTCGTCCTGACCGGCAAGGACAAGGGCCGCACCGGCGAAGTCGCCAAGGTGATGCCGACCGAAAACCGCGTCATGGTGACCGGGATCAACATGGTCCAGCGCCACACCCGTCCGTCCCAGGGTGACCCCCAGGGCGGCATCAAGAACAAGGAAGCCTCGCTTCACCTGTCGAACGTCGCGATCGCCGACGCCAACGGCAAGGCCAGCCGCGTCGGCTTCCGCATGGAAGGTGACAAGAAGGTTCGCTTCGCCAAGACCACGGGAGACGTCATCTGA
- the rplE gene encoding 50S ribosomal protein L5, whose product MADTKYTPRLKGEYNERIKGVMTEKFGYTNPMQLPRLDKIVLNMGIGEAVADSKKANAALKDLTQIAGQKAVPTKARTSIAGFKLREGMIIGGKVTLRGDQMYEFLDRLITIALPRVKDFRGLKPTSFDGRGNYAMGLKEHIVFPEINYDQIDQMWGMDIIVCTTARTDDEARALLTEFKFPFVKN is encoded by the coding sequence ATGGCCGACACCAAATACACCCCGCGCCTGAAGGGCGAGTACAACGAGCGCATCAAGGGCGTGATGACCGAGAAGTTCGGTTACACCAACCCGATGCAGCTGCCCCGCCTGGACAAGATCGTCCTGAACATGGGCATCGGTGAAGCCGTGGCCGACTCCAAGAAGGCCAATGCGGCCCTCAAGGATCTGACCCAGATCGCCGGCCAGAAGGCGGTCCCGACCAAGGCCCGCACCTCCATCGCCGGCTTCAAGCTGCGCGAAGGCATGATCATCGGCGGCAAGGTCACCCTGCGCGGCGACCAGATGTACGAGTTCCTCGACCGTCTGATCACGATCGCCCTGCCGCGGGTGAAGGACTTCCGGGGCCTGAAGCCCACGTCCTTCGACGGCCGCGGCAACTACGCCATGGGTCTGAAGGAGCACATCGTGTTCCCGGAGATCAACTATGACCAGATCGATCAGATGTGGGGCATGGATATCATCGTCTGCACCACGGCTCGGACCGACGACGAGGCGCGCGCGCTTCTGACCGAGTTCAAGTTCCCGTTCGTGAAGAACTGA
- the rpsN gene encoding 30S ribosomal protein S14 gives MAKKSAVNRNEMVKALVAKYASKRAALKATANDESLPLEERFDARLKLAELPRNSAAVRIRNRCEVSGRPRAFYRKLKMSRIALRELGNLGQIPGLTKSSW, from the coding sequence ATGGCTAAGAAAAGCGCCGTGAACCGCAACGAGATGGTGAAAGCCCTCGTCGCCAAATACGCCTCGAAGCGGGCCGCCCTGAAGGCGACCGCGAACGACGAGAGCCTGCCTCTGGAAGAGCGTTTCGACGCCCGTCTGAAGCTGGCTGAACTGCCGCGCAACTCGGCGGCCGTCCGGATCCGCAACCGCTGCGAAGTGTCGGGCCGTCCGCGGGCCTTCTATCGCAAGCTGAAGATGAGCCGGATCGCCCTGCGTGAACTCGGCAACCTGGGCCAGATCCCGGGTCTGACCAAGTCCAGCTGGTAA